The genomic region AGTCTACTTCCTCTATATACGAGCATACTAAAGTGGGAAGTACATATTATTGCTCTAACACACCTAATACTATAAGAAGCAGCAAGCAAAGCTGTGATAGGTTTACTTATTCAGTAAGCGTACTCGAAAGTTACGTCCTTTCATTTTGCCATCGCTGATGGTTTTCAGTGCCACTTTGCTGATCTTGGCATCTACCGCAACGAACGAGGCCATTGCCTGTACTTTGATTTTGCCAATTTGTTCGCCCTTAATCGCAGGGTTCGCTGTTAAAGCACCGAGAATATCTCCCGGTCTAAGCTTACTTTTTTTACCACCATCAATTTGCAGAGTGACCATTTTCGCTTTAACGGGCTTATTATTAAAAACGCTATCATCGGGTAAGTTTGTAGCTTCAAACTCTTGCCCTAGGTATTCTTGCAAGCGTATCACTTTGTGCGCTTCTTTATGGCTCATCAATGAACAGGCAACGCCGTTTTTACCTGCTCGACCAGTGCGCCCAATGCGGTGTACGTGAACTTCTGGGTCATGAGCTATGTGATAGTTAATGACTAAGTCGAGATCGTCAACATCAAGGCCACGGGCAGCGACATCGGTAGCAACCAACACAGACAAGCTTTTGTTGGCAAAACGGATCATGGTTCTGTCACGGTCACGTTGATCTAAATCGCCATGTAATGCCGCACTGTCAAATCCAAAAGTCGACAGCGTATCCGATATCTGCTGACACTGAGCTTTGGTATTGCAAAATACCACCGCTGATTCACCTTGGAAATGCAACAATAAGCGCTTCACCGCATCGATACGTTGTGCTTCATCTTCGACTTCGTAAAAGTACTGGCTTATGCTACTACTATCGTGGGTAGATTCTACGGTAACTTTTTGCGGCGCCTTCATCAAGTGCGCAGCAAGGCGCTCAATTTTAGCGGGAAATGTTGCGCTAAATAATAAGGTTTGACGTTGCTCAGGACAAAAGCTAACGATGGTATCAAGCGCTTCTTCAAAACCCATTTCTAACATTCTATCAGCTTCATCAAGCACTAATGTGTTCACTTCAGCAAGCGATAAACGCCCTTTTCTAACGTGCTCTTCCACTCGTCCAGGCGTACCAACAATAATATGCGCACCGTGCTCTAATGAACCAATTTGTGGGCCCATTGGTTGCCCACCACATAACGTCAGTACTTTGATATTGTGAATATTGCGCGCCAATTTGCGAATTTCAACAGCAACTTGATCAGCAAGCTCGCGCGTTGGACACAACACTAAGCTTTGCACGCGAAAACGTTTTACATTCAAATTACTAAGCAGCCCCAAACCAAAAGCACAGGTTTTCCCTGAGCCGGTTTTCGCTTGACCGATAACATCTTCACCCGCCAACATAAGCGGAATGGTCATGGCTTGAATCTCGGTCATGGTTTGATAACCAAGCGATGTTAAATTTTCAATGAGGTCGGTGGATAATGAGGTAGAGCTAAAGGTTAGATCAGACACGATACGCTAATATTTTGACTATAAAGCCTGAATTATACCAGATAGTGCAGCATAGCAGTATAAAGTCTTGCATTATGGTGACGCGACTTTAGCATGCTTAAAACAGCCGCGTCTAAGTATACCCAATAATTAAAGCAACTCTTTGATGCCTTCAGATAGCCCTTCCAGTGTCATCGGGTACATTTTTTTTGAGATAAGCTGCTTAATTAAATCAATCGACTGATAGTAACTCCACAAGTTTTCAGGTTGTGGGTTTAACCAAATACAATCATCAAAGTGATCAGCAATGCGCTTTAGCCACACACTACCCGGCTCTTCATTCCAGTGTTCAACGCTCCCTCCTGGATAGGCGATTTCATAAGGCCCCATGGTCGCATCGCCAACGAAGATGATTTTATAATCGCGCGGAAATCGGTGCAAAATATCCCATACATCAATGGTTTCTTTATAACGGCGACTGTTATCTTGCCAAACATGCTCATACACACAGTTATGAAAATAAAAGTATTCAAGATGCTTAAATTCAGTGTGTACCGCTGAAAACAGCTCTTCACATACCCGAATATAGGAGTCCATCGAACCGCCCACATCAAAAAACATCAGCACTTTAACCGCGTTATGCCGCTCTTTTTGCATTTTAATGTCAAGATAGCCAGCGTTTTCAGCTGTCGCTTTAATAGTGTTATCTAAATCCAGCTCTTCGGCTGCCCCAGTACGAGCAAATTGACGTAGTTTGCGAAGTGCCACTTTAATGTTACGCGTACCAAGCTCGACATTGCTATCAAGGTTTTTAAATTCGCGCTTATCCCACACTTTCGATGCGGAAAAGTTTCGATTTCCCTCTTGGCCTATGCGAAAGCCGCCCGGGTGATAGCCGTGTGCGCCAAATGGCGAGGTTCCACCGGTGCCTACCCATTTATTACCGCCTTGGTGACGCTCTTTTTGCTCTTTGAGACGCTCTTTTAATGTTTTGAGCAGCTCTTCTAGGCCGCCCATTTGTTTTATTTGCGCCTTTTCTTCGTCACTTAAATGTCGTTCAAAGCGCTTTTCGAGCCAGTCTTTAGGGATCGATGATAAATCTAAATCAATACTGGCTACGCCCTCAAAGTAATCGGCAAAGGCTCGATCAAATTTATCAAAGTGACTTTCATCCTTTACCAGAATCACTCGAGACAGCGCATAAAAGTCATCGACAGAGCAAAAAATGACATTTTGCTCCATTGCCTTTAATAAATCCAATAGCTCACGCAAGGTACAAGGTACTTTGTATTCTCGCAGCTTAAAGAAAAAATCGATCAGCATAGCAATAAACCGTTAGCGCTCGCGGCGGTGCATAAAGGCCAGCTTTTCAAACAAATGTACGTCTTGTTCATTCTTTAATAATGCACCATGCAGTGGTGGAATCGATTTCGCAGCA from Thalassotalea sp. Sam97 harbors:
- the dbpA gene encoding ATP-dependent RNA helicase DbpA, which produces MSDLTFSSTSLSTDLIENLTSLGYQTMTEIQAMTIPLMLAGEDVIGQAKTGSGKTCAFGLGLLSNLNVKRFRVQSLVLCPTRELADQVAVEIRKLARNIHNIKVLTLCGGQPMGPQIGSLEHGAHIIVGTPGRVEEHVRKGRLSLAEVNTLVLDEADRMLEMGFEEALDTIVSFCPEQRQTLLFSATFPAKIERLAAHLMKAPQKVTVESTHDSSSISQYFYEVEDEAQRIDAVKRLLLHFQGESAVVFCNTKAQCQQISDTLSTFGFDSAALHGDLDQRDRDRTMIRFANKSLSVLVATDVAARGLDVDDLDLVINYHIAHDPEVHVHRIGRTGRAGKNGVACSLMSHKEAHKVIRLQEYLGQEFEATNLPDDSVFNNKPVKAKMVTLQIDGGKKSKLRPGDILGALTANPAIKGEQIGKIKVQAMASFVAVDAKISKVALKTISDGKMKGRNFRVRLLNK
- a CDS encoding VWA domain-containing protein, with product MLIDFFFKLREYKVPCTLRELLDLLKAMEQNVIFCSVDDFYALSRVILVKDESHFDKFDRAFADYFEGVASIDLDLSSIPKDWLEKRFERHLSDEEKAQIKQMGGLEELLKTLKERLKEQKERHQGGNKWVGTGGTSPFGAHGYHPGGFRIGQEGNRNFSASKVWDKREFKNLDSNVELGTRNIKVALRKLRQFARTGAAEELDLDNTIKATAENAGYLDIKMQKERHNAVKVLMFFDVGGSMDSYIRVCEELFSAVHTEFKHLEYFYFHNCVYEHVWQDNSRRYKETIDVWDILHRFPRDYKIIFVGDATMGPYEIAYPGGSVEHWNEEPGSVWLKRIADHFDDCIWLNPQPENLWSYYQSIDLIKQLISKKMYPMTLEGLSEGIKELL